From the Anaerobaca lacustris genome, one window contains:
- a CDS encoding chemotaxis protein CheW yields MMKTDDICRSRGSSAALEAEYAPLLITFVLSREDGARRVRCRGCREILPPSSSTPEHIRGTIELDGQPVPIVDANVWVHAEQTRIDPDTCILTADHRWNSKRFRGGVLIPDIEQVMQLAAGSFDSTGRAEAGVNMRLLLAMDEDCPTDLVDACQWPERCSDEWLQLLGHTFCRGVYA; encoded by the coding sequence ATGATGAAGACCGACGACATCTGCAGGTCCCGCGGATCGTCTGCCGCCTTGGAAGCGGAATACGCTCCGCTGCTGATTACATTTGTTCTGTCGCGGGAAGACGGTGCTCGGCGCGTGCGATGCCGCGGGTGTCGCGAGATTCTGCCCCCATCGAGCTCGACGCCGGAGCACATCAGGGGGACGATCGAGCTGGACGGACAGCCGGTCCCGATTGTCGATGCCAACGTCTGGGTCCATGCGGAGCAGACCCGGATCGATCCCGATACGTGCATTCTGACCGCCGACCACCGATGGAACTCGAAGCGGTTTCGCGGCGGCGTTCTTATTCCCGATATCGAGCAGGTGATGCAGCTTGCTGCGGGAAGCTTCGATTCCACCGGTCGGGCCGAAGCGGGCGTGAATATGCGTCTGCTGCTGGCGATGGACGAGGACTGTCCTACCGATCTGGTCGATGCGTGTCAGTGGCCGGAGCGTTGCAGCGACGAATGGTTGCAGCTTCTCGGCCACACCTTTTGCCGCGGAGTCTATGCATAG
- a CDS encoding STAS domain-containing protein: MESTEPKIKVEYGTEVSIVTFGDENILDEQQIKKLEQALRPVIKENLHKKLVLNFENVRFMSSAFLGLLVKVHKRVIDNGGHLQLFNLDPKIRKVFEITQLTKVFDIA; the protein is encoded by the coding sequence ATGGAATCCACAGAACCGAAGATCAAAGTCGAATACGGGACCGAGGTCAGCATCGTGACCTTCGGAGATGAGAATATTCTCGACGAACAGCAGATCAAGAAGCTCGAGCAGGCCCTGCGTCCGGTGATCAAGGAGAACCTGCACAAGAAGCTCGTTCTGAACTTCGAGAACGTCCGCTTCATGTCGTCAGCCTTCCTGGGATTGTTGGTGAAGGTCCACAAGCGGGTGATCGACAACGGAGGCCACCTGCAATTGTTCAACCTCGACCCCAAGATCCGGAAGGTCTTCGAGATCACCCAACTGACCAAGGTCTTCGACATCGCGTGA
- a CDS encoding CPBP family intramembrane glutamic endopeptidase, protein MTAPETFKQLTESVTIDHVSTLIGIGVFSVWLARTSLGRKSLTHCPARRNNMLPHVPFIPFFLWLLGTFVVQSLVVSFVRPVDGLQRIFQDQLVFCVVALLTVFGLVLPLASFHFARGLKGFGLRIRTVPKDLVAAFVHLLAVWPLVLAMFVATMRIGQWVSQRLSGRDFQIPQHEALEMMTQHSNITLTVLLVFLAVVVAPLVEETIFRGLFQSMVRSYLGRPWLAIGLTSVLFAAIHKDMAHWPALFALSIGLGYAYEKSGSLFRPVFMHAMFNGISILGALVESGPA, encoded by the coding sequence ATGACGGCTCCTGAGACGTTCAAGCAACTGACGGAATCGGTCACCATCGACCACGTCTCCACTCTGATCGGCATCGGCGTCTTCTCCGTCTGGCTGGCTCGAACCTCACTGGGACGCAAGTCTTTGACCCATTGCCCGGCCCGCCGCAACAATATGCTGCCTCATGTGCCCTTCATCCCCTTCTTCCTGTGGCTGCTGGGCACGTTTGTTGTCCAGTCGCTGGTCGTCTCGTTCGTCCGCCCGGTCGATGGCCTCCAGAGGATCTTCCAGGATCAGTTGGTCTTTTGCGTCGTCGCACTCCTGACGGTCTTCGGTCTGGTTCTTCCTCTGGCTTCGTTCCACTTCGCACGGGGCCTGAAGGGTTTCGGCCTCCGAATCCGGACGGTCCCCAAGGACCTGGTGGCGGCGTTCGTCCATCTCCTGGCAGTCTGGCCTCTGGTGCTGGCGATGTTTGTCGCCACCATGCGGATCGGGCAATGGGTCAGCCAGCGACTCTCCGGCCGCGACTTCCAGATACCGCAGCACGAGGCCCTCGAGATGATGACGCAGCATTCGAATATCACTCTGACGGTGCTGTTGGTCTTCCTGGCGGTGGTGGTCGCCCCGCTCGTGGAGGAGACGATCTTCCGGGGCCTGTTCCAGTCGATGGTCCGCTCGTATCTGGGCCGGCCGTGGCTGGCCATCGGCCTGACGTCGGTCCTGTTCGCCGCGATCCACAAAGACATGGCGCACTGGCCGGCGCTGTTCGCGCTGTCGATCGGACTTGGCTATGCCTACGAGAAGAGTGGATCGCTCTTTCGGCCCGTCTTCATGCACGCGATGTTCAACGGAATCTCCATCCTCGGCGCCCTGGTCGAATCCGGGCCGGCGTAG